The following proteins are co-located in the Pyrococcus abyssi GE5 genome:
- a CDS encoding methyl-accepting chemotaxis protein has protein sequence MVRVTIITPVIPFVLTVIPAVFNSIPGAIVGGIVGVGIASYINYKGETKVKVSADIEEYEKQLQREIDEIVKILDRIAQGDLSVEDKEIGGMGAKVRQGIEDLRKSISQLVLNIKNAAIDVRNHTKVMKENIEQVADSVQQVAEAINQVSIEAQREQENISKMTDTMRYIHDISKETVSTMEEFEASMREMAQLAKEGGEKGRQAADQIEEISRMMEKIEETVRGVAEMGKSIENITNVISSISEQTNLLALNAAIEAARAGEAGKGFAVVADEIRKLAEESKKAAEDIRELIKQIGDKIGESVEVTQQGAEVVKTSTEVIKESVSYLTQVAEMMEEMEVKASELREKVIQEGEKIEEGLRFLENLAASAEETTAAAEEVSAAAEEQSSALQELRESVKELDRLVDVLMEQISKFKLSKDHESQVKKITA, from the coding sequence ATGGTTAGGGTTACGATAATCACTCCGGTGATACCTTTTGTTCTTACCGTGATTCCAGCAGTCTTCAATAGCATCCCAGGGGCAATCGTGGGAGGGATAGTTGGGGTAGGTATAGCATCGTACATAAATTACAAGGGTGAAACTAAGGTGAAGGTTTCAGCAGATATCGAAGAGTATGAAAAGCAACTACAGAGAGAGATTGACGAGATAGTTAAGATACTTGACAGGATTGCCCAAGGTGACCTGAGTGTTGAGGACAAAGAGATTGGTGGAATGGGAGCTAAGGTAAGGCAAGGAATTGAAGATTTGAGGAAATCAATAAGTCAACTTGTCCTCAATATAAAGAACGCTGCAATCGATGTTAGGAACCACACAAAGGTCATGAAGGAGAACATTGAACAGGTAGCTGACTCTGTGCAACAAGTTGCCGAGGCTATTAACCAAGTCAGCATAGAGGCTCAGAGAGAGCAGGAGAATATATCTAAGATGACCGATACGATGAGGTACATCCATGACATAAGCAAGGAGACAGTGTCGACGATGGAGGAGTTCGAGGCTTCTATGAGGGAAATGGCCCAGCTTGCGAAGGAAGGTGGGGAGAAGGGTAGGCAGGCTGCCGATCAAATCGAGGAGATAAGTAGAATGATGGAGAAGATCGAGGAAACCGTAAGAGGAGTCGCTGAGATGGGTAAGAGCATAGAGAACATAACAAATGTCATAAGCAGTATATCTGAGCAAACCAACTTGCTTGCATTGAACGCTGCCATTGAAGCTGCTAGGGCTGGAGAGGCAGGTAAGGGATTTGCGGTGGTCGCAGATGAGATAAGGAAACTGGCAGAGGAGAGTAAGAAGGCTGCTGAGGACATTAGGGAGTTGATCAAACAGATAGGTGATAAAATTGGAGAAAGCGTGGAGGTAACTCAGCAGGGTGCCGAAGTCGTTAAGACTTCTACCGAGGTCATAAAGGAGAGCGTTAGCTATCTAACTCAGGTTGCGGAGATGATGGAAGAGATGGAAGTTAAGGCATCTGAACTCAGAGAGAAGGTCATCCAGGAGGGTGAGAAGATAGAGGAGGGCTTAAGGTTCCTCGAGAACCTTGCCGCTAGTGCTGAAGAAACAACTGCTGCTGCCGAGGAAGTTAGTGCCGCCGCTGAAGAGCAGAGTAGTGCACTTCAGGAGCTTAGAGAGAGCGTTAAAGAGTTAGACAGATTAGTTGACGTGCTAATGGAGCAGATATCCAAGTTTAAGTTAAGTAAAGACCACGAGAGCCAAGTTAAGAAAATTACTGCGTAA
- a CDS encoding MutS-related protein: MKLKLRGDAREIYRAIRRKIESEIRVSEAKRFLDNFEPVSDVGEILKRQNYLKRAMESVSEEVEGLLLKVKPIKFRKEFLGDRLLVVSEDEVEEAEKLGLCMVSTEPIEGYDIVLSTIGYGIDVELKPYEIAPELYIKPLWESRDVLEALARIFPGGAAAKILRELEGIEDVMRRNERLENIEEIIRRYESELNKRIEEKLERFKLTLSGKELVEFLRSLRYGDVEAILSKFSSLNDDIIEEIRKAEEKLSQELGVAIEVFPRDYPVEVPPDVVERLKRSVERELKIELYMRAREIVPRIIPYIQGLKEEIERAYELEFILALKRFSRGFTFPKIEEGGIGFIKGRNLFIENPQPVSYFVGSAKGQFKGIQESSVVILTGANSGGKTSLLELMLQIVILAHMGLPVPASEAWVEPLDEVFFFKRKRINYGAGAFESSLKSIVKALKGKGRKLILIDEFEAITEPGAAAKILAELLKIGVEKGFYIVIVSHLGEDLKKELPYARVDGIEASGLDEELNLIVDRQPKFGVIGKSTPELILERLARKGRGEEREILMKVLAKLNNTYVPTQNI; encoded by the coding sequence ATGAAGCTCAAACTGAGGGGAGATGCCAGGGAAATTTATCGTGCTATAAGGAGGAAGATAGAGAGTGAGATAAGGGTTAGTGAGGCTAAGAGGTTCCTTGATAATTTCGAGCCAGTTAGCGACGTTGGGGAGATTCTCAAGAGGCAGAATTACCTTAAAAGAGCAATGGAATCTGTTAGCGAAGAGGTAGAAGGGTTACTCCTCAAGGTTAAGCCAATAAAGTTCAGGAAGGAGTTCCTGGGAGATAGGCTATTGGTGGTTAGCGAGGACGAAGTTGAAGAGGCCGAGAAGCTTGGCCTCTGCATGGTCTCTACGGAGCCAATAGAGGGGTATGATATAGTTCTCAGCACGATAGGTTACGGTATAGACGTTGAGCTCAAACCCTATGAGATAGCCCCCGAGCTCTACATAAAGCCCCTCTGGGAGTCCAGGGATGTTCTGGAGGCATTGGCCAGGATTTTCCCTGGGGGAGCCGCCGCTAAGATTCTCCGGGAGCTTGAGGGAATTGAGGATGTTATGAGAAGGAATGAGCGCTTAGAGAACATTGAAGAGATAATTAGGAGGTATGAGAGTGAATTAAACAAGAGAATCGAAGAAAAGCTTGAGAGGTTCAAGCTGACCCTAAGTGGCAAAGAGCTGGTGGAGTTCCTGAGGTCGCTACGCTACGGTGACGTCGAGGCGATACTATCGAAGTTCTCCTCTCTCAACGATGACATAATAGAGGAGATAAGGAAAGCTGAGGAAAAGCTTTCCCAGGAACTTGGCGTGGCCATCGAAGTCTTTCCAAGGGATTATCCGGTTGAAGTTCCTCCAGATGTAGTTGAGAGACTTAAGAGAAGCGTTGAGAGGGAATTGAAGATTGAACTATACATGAGGGCTAGGGAGATAGTTCCAAGGATTATCCCCTACATTCAAGGGTTGAAGGAAGAGATAGAGAGAGCGTACGAGCTCGAATTTATACTGGCCTTAAAGAGGTTCTCACGCGGTTTCACTTTTCCTAAGATTGAGGAGGGCGGGATTGGGTTTATAAAGGGGAGAAATCTCTTTATAGAAAATCCGCAACCGGTAAGCTACTTTGTTGGCTCGGCTAAGGGACAATTTAAGGGGATTCAAGAATCGAGCGTAGTGATATTGACGGGTGCCAATAGCGGAGGCAAGACTTCCTTACTCGAGCTGATGCTTCAGATAGTGATATTGGCTCACATGGGCCTGCCCGTTCCGGCTAGTGAGGCCTGGGTGGAACCCTTGGATGAGGTGTTCTTCTTTAAGAGAAAGAGGATTAACTACGGAGCAGGAGCCTTTGAAAGCTCTCTCAAATCGATAGTAAAGGCCTTGAAAGGTAAGGGGAGGAAGCTTATCCTTATAGATGAGTTCGAAGCTATAACCGAGCCTGGAGCAGCGGCGAAGATATTGGCCGAGTTACTGAAGATCGGTGTGGAAAAGGGATTTTACATAGTTATAGTTTCGCACCTTGGCGAGGACTTAAAGAAGGAACTCCCATACGCTAGGGTGGATGGGATAGAGGCTAGTGGTTTGGACGAAGAACTTAATCTAATAGTTGATAGACAGCCCAAGTTCGGTGTTATAGGCAAGAGCACCCCTGAGCTAATTCTTGAAAGGTTAGCTAGAAAGGGTAGGGGAGAGGAGAGGGAAATACTGATGAAGGTTCTCGCAAAGTTGAACAATACATATGTACCTACACAAAACATATAA
- a CDS encoding translation initiation factor eIF-2B alpha/beta/delta subunit family protein (eIF-2BA; catalyzes the binding of GTP to IF2): MLPDRVLEILNEMKAERIRGATWLARKGAEAFLALAEELDEALLEDAIRELRSRIIEVNPSMASLYNLARFMPITNNRELVKMRALEFLRRMDEAKRELASIGAQLIDDGDVIITHSFSSSVLEIFKVAKDRRKSFKVIITESSPDYEGLHLANELENLGIEFEVITDSQMGLFCRKATISMVGADMVTRDGFVVNKAGTYLLALACHESDVPFYVAAETYKFHPTVKSNEVVLHERDFSRSGFRVRNVLFDLTPWKFIRGIITELGIVIPPRDIQ, translated from the coding sequence ATGCTTCCCGATAGGGTTCTTGAGATTCTAAACGAGATGAAGGCCGAGAGGATTAGGGGAGCGACGTGGCTAGCTAGGAAAGGTGCCGAAGCTTTCTTGGCCTTGGCGGAAGAGCTCGATGAGGCCCTCCTTGAGGATGCGATAAGGGAGTTGAGGAGTAGGATAATCGAGGTAAACCCCTCGATGGCCTCCCTCTACAACCTCGCTAGATTCATGCCCATTACGAACAATAGGGAATTAGTCAAAATGAGAGCCCTCGAGTTTCTAAGGAGGATGGACGAGGCAAAGAGAGAATTGGCCTCCATAGGGGCACAGCTCATAGATGATGGTGACGTAATAATTACCCACTCCTTCTCTTCCTCGGTTCTCGAGATATTCAAGGTGGCCAAGGATAGGAGGAAGAGCTTCAAGGTCATCATCACCGAGAGTTCCCCAGACTACGAAGGCCTTCACTTGGCGAACGAGTTGGAGAATCTTGGCATAGAGTTCGAAGTTATAACGGATTCACAGATGGGCCTCTTTTGTAGGAAGGCTACAATATCGATGGTAGGTGCGGACATGGTGACTAGGGATGGCTTCGTCGTTAATAAGGCTGGGACGTATCTATTAGCGTTGGCCTGCCATGAAAGCGATGTTCCATTCTACGTTGCCGCTGAAACTTATAAGTTCCATCCGACGGTTAAATCTAATGAGGTGGTACTTCACGAGAGGGACTTCTCTAGAAGTGGATTTAGGGTTAGGAATGTCCTCTTCGACTTGACTCCGTGGAAGTTTATAAGGGGAATAATCACCGAGCTCGGGATAGTCATTCCACCGAGGGATATTCAATGA
- a CDS encoding molybdopterin-binding protein, producing MKAEIITVGDELLTGNTVDSNSAFIASKLTEKGYLVRRITTVGDDVEEIKSIILEALDRKPDVLVISGGLGPTHDDVTMLAVSKALNRELELCEECLERIRKFYVELHKKGLIDDPELNEARKKMAYLPKGATPLQNTEGAAPGAFIEHEGIKIFVLPGMPREMKAMLLNEVLPRLGERTFIQKKYLAEITDESKLAPILSEAIRKFNVRIHSSPKGFGKYIGIIIFGEDEEIIEKVIEFMQSRGISFKEGW from the coding sequence ATGAAAGCTGAGATAATAACCGTTGGGGACGAGCTACTTACCGGCAACACCGTCGATAGCAACTCGGCATTTATAGCTAGCAAACTAACCGAGAAAGGTTATTTAGTTAGGAGGATAACGACGGTCGGGGATGACGTTGAGGAGATAAAGTCAATTATCCTCGAGGCTCTCGACAGAAAGCCAGATGTCCTCGTAATATCCGGTGGTCTCGGGCCGACGCATGATGATGTAACGATGTTGGCCGTTTCAAAGGCATTGAACAGGGAGTTAGAGCTGTGCGAGGAATGCCTCGAGAGGATTAGGAAGTTTTACGTTGAGCTTCATAAGAAGGGCCTTATAGATGACCCTGAGCTTAACGAGGCCAGGAAGAAAATGGCATATCTTCCTAAAGGCGCGACGCCCTTACAGAATACAGAAGGTGCGGCCCCAGGAGCTTTTATTGAACACGAAGGGATTAAGATTTTCGTTCTCCCTGGGATGCCTAGAGAGATGAAGGCGATGCTATTGAATGAAGTCCTTCCAAGGCTCGGGGAGAGGACGTTCATCCAGAAGAAGTACTTAGCTGAGATAACCGACGAGAGCAAATTAGCCCCTATACTGAGTGAAGCAATAAGGAAGTTCAACGTGAGGATACACTCCTCTCCAAAGGGCTTTGGAAAGTACATAGGCATAATAATCTTTGGAGAGGACGAGGAGATAATAGAGAAGGTCATTGAGTTCATGCAATCCAGGGGAATAAGCTTCAAGGAAGGTTGGTGA
- a CDS encoding alpha/beta hydrolase, with amino-acid sequence MEGVYKVRIGKPEKGYVVLVHGLGEHIGRYEKFIQELVKNGFCVVGFDWPGHGKSKGKRGHTSVEEAMKIIDEIISEIGEKPFLFGHSLGGLTVIRYAEERGEKIKGVVASSPALAKSPRTPGFMVAIAKILGRILPSVSFSNGIDPELLSRNPERVKRYVEDPLVHDRVSAKLGMSIFKNMEEAHRKAEKIKVPILILVGSGDVITPPEGAKRFYERLKVEDKKLVEFPGAYHEIFEDPEFGKEFEETIIKWLVEHVP; translated from the coding sequence ATGGAGGGCGTATATAAGGTAAGGATAGGGAAGCCAGAAAAAGGATACGTGGTTTTAGTTCATGGACTTGGCGAGCACATAGGAAGGTACGAGAAATTTATACAAGAGCTTGTCAAGAACGGTTTCTGCGTTGTGGGATTTGACTGGCCAGGGCATGGAAAGAGTAAGGGGAAGAGGGGACACACGAGTGTAGAAGAGGCAATGAAAATTATAGACGAGATAATCTCAGAAATTGGGGAGAAACCGTTCCTCTTTGGACACAGCTTAGGTGGATTGACCGTCATTAGGTACGCCGAGGAGAGGGGAGAGAAGATAAAGGGAGTAGTAGCCTCATCTCCAGCTCTTGCAAAAAGCCCAAGGACTCCTGGGTTTATGGTTGCCATAGCGAAAATCTTGGGAAGGATTCTTCCGAGCGTAAGCTTTTCAAACGGCATCGATCCAGAACTGCTCTCCAGGAATCCAGAGCGAGTGAAAAGGTACGTAGAGGATCCACTTGTTCACGACAGGGTGTCAGCGAAGCTTGGGATGAGCATATTCAAGAACATGGAAGAAGCTCACAGAAAAGCCGAGAAGATTAAAGTGCCAATTCTAATATTGGTCGGGAGCGGAGACGTTATAACCCCACCTGAAGGTGCCAAGAGATTTTACGAGAGGCTGAAAGTTGAGGACAAAAAGCTAGTCGAATTCCCAGGAGCGTACCACGAAATATTCGAGGATCCAGAGTTTGGAAAAGAATTTGAGGAAACGATAATCAAGTGGCTAGTTGAGCACGTCCCTTAG
- a CDS encoding adenylosuccinate synthetase: MPSLIVVGGQWGDEGKGSIIAYLALHDEPEIIARGGVGTNAGHSVFINGKKYAVRQLPTGFMQRKARLLVGAGVLVDPEVFFHELEHLKEFNVKDRVGIDYRCAIIEEKHKELDRTNGYLHGKIGTTGSGCGPANADRVMRKAKQAKDIKELEPYLTDVAAEINDALDEGALVLVEGTQGFGLSLYYGTYPYVTSKDVTASSVAADVGIGPTRVDDVIVVFKSFPTRVGAGPFPTEMPMEEADRLGLVEYGTVTGRRRRVGWFDFEMARYSARVNGATMLAITMLDKYDKEAFGVTDYDKLPRKAKEFIEEIEERVGVPVGLIKTGPELEHIIDLRENI; this comes from the coding sequence ATGCCAAGTTTGATAGTTGTCGGCGGTCAGTGGGGAGATGAAGGTAAGGGCTCGATAATAGCATACCTTGCACTCCACGATGAGCCCGAGATAATAGCTAGGGGCGGTGTCGGAACGAACGCTGGGCACAGCGTTTTTATAAACGGGAAGAAGTATGCAGTTAGACAGCTCCCCACTGGTTTTATGCAGAGGAAGGCTAGGCTTCTCGTCGGGGCTGGGGTTCTCGTTGATCCAGAGGTGTTCTTCCACGAGCTTGAGCATTTAAAGGAGTTTAACGTTAAGGATAGGGTCGGCATAGATTACCGCTGTGCGATAATCGAGGAAAAGCACAAGGAACTTGACAGGACAAATGGTTACCTTCACGGAAAGATAGGGACGACAGGGAGTGGTTGCGGCCCAGCAAACGCCGACAGGGTTATGAGGAAGGCCAAGCAGGCCAAGGACATTAAGGAGCTTGAGCCCTATCTAACGGACGTTGCAGCGGAGATTAACGATGCTCTGGATGAAGGCGCCTTGGTTCTCGTCGAGGGAACCCAGGGATTCGGGCTTAGCCTCTACTATGGAACTTATCCCTATGTAACTTCGAAGGACGTTACAGCGTCTTCCGTTGCAGCGGACGTTGGTATAGGCCCAACTAGAGTTGACGATGTAATAGTAGTGTTCAAGAGCTTTCCCACCAGGGTCGGTGCTGGACCCTTCCCAACAGAAATGCCGATGGAGGAGGCCGATAGGCTTGGCTTAGTGGAGTACGGAACGGTGACTGGGAGAAGGAGGAGAGTTGGCTGGTTCGACTTCGAGATGGCGAGGTACAGTGCGAGGGTAAACGGTGCAACGATGTTGGCCATAACGATGCTCGATAAGTACGACAAGGAGGCCTTCGGCGTCACTGACTACGACAAGCTACCCAGGAAGGCTAAGGAGTTTATAGAGGAAATAGAAGAGAGAGTTGGAGTTCCGGTTGGCCTAATAAAGACGGGGCCGGAGCTGGAGCACATAATAGACCTGAGGGAGAACATCTAA
- a CDS encoding L-threonylcarbamoyladenylate synthase, with the protein MTIIINVRERIEEWKIRIAAGFIREGKLVAFPTETVYGLGANALDENAVKRIFEAKGRPADNPLIIHIASFEQLEVLAKEIPEEAEMLAKRFWPGPLTLVLPKSEVVPRVITGGLDTVAVRMPAHEIALKLIELSERPIAAPSANISGKPSPTSAHHVAEDFYGKIECIIDGGETRIGVESTVIDLTEWPPVLLRPGGLPLEEIEKVIGEIRIHPAVYGKSVDTAKAPGMKYRHYAPSAEVIVVEGPRDKVRRKIEELIAKFKEEGKKVGVIGSGSYDADEVFYLGDTVEEIARNLFKALRHMDRTGVDVILAEGVEEKGLGLAVMNRLRKASGYRIIKV; encoded by the coding sequence ATGACTATCATAATAAACGTGAGGGAGAGAATCGAGGAGTGGAAAATCAGGATTGCCGCTGGCTTCATAAGAGAAGGTAAGCTCGTGGCATTCCCTACTGAAACCGTCTACGGCCTTGGAGCGAATGCTCTTGACGAAAACGCTGTAAAGAGGATTTTTGAAGCAAAAGGCAGGCCGGCCGATAATCCGCTGATAATTCATATAGCGAGCTTTGAGCAGCTCGAAGTCTTGGCTAAGGAAATTCCGGAAGAGGCCGAGATGCTTGCTAAAAGGTTTTGGCCTGGGCCTTTAACTCTGGTTCTTCCAAAGTCAGAGGTCGTGCCGAGGGTAATAACTGGCGGTCTCGATACCGTTGCCGTGAGGATGCCAGCTCACGAAATAGCTCTAAAGCTAATAGAGTTAAGCGAGAGGCCAATAGCGGCCCCATCTGCAAATATCAGTGGCAAACCGAGCCCAACCTCAGCTCACCACGTCGCCGAGGATTTCTACGGGAAGATAGAGTGCATAATAGATGGTGGGGAAACTAGGATTGGCGTTGAATCAACGGTCATTGACTTGACCGAGTGGCCCCCGGTTCTCTTGAGGCCAGGTGGTTTGCCGCTTGAAGAGATAGAAAAGGTCATTGGGGAGATTAGAATACATCCGGCGGTTTATGGGAAGAGCGTCGATACCGCGAAGGCCCCGGGCATGAAGTACAGGCACTATGCTCCAAGTGCTGAAGTTATAGTGGTCGAAGGGCCAAGGGATAAGGTTAGGAGGAAAATCGAAGAGTTGATAGCTAAGTTCAAAGAGGAAGGGAAGAAGGTTGGCGTTATAGGTTCGGGAAGTTATGATGCCGATGAGGTATTTTACCTTGGTGATACCGTGGAGGAAATCGCGAGGAACTTATTCAAAGCGTTGAGGCACATGGATAGGACTGGGGTGGACGTTATACTTGCAGAGGGTGTTGAGGAGAAAGGCCTGGGCTTGGCCGTTATGAACAGGCTTAGGAAGGCCTCCGGGTATAGGATAATCAAAGTTTAA
- a CDS encoding glycosyltransferase family 4 protein — MRILMVGHYPPHRGGVARHLKEVVERLRRRHSVDVLTYGTVATDVYSVKVPNVFGLRGISFSFLASKKIVELHEERNYDLIHAHYVGTTSFAGVLAKRKLGIPLVVTAHGSDLEFMSKLPLGRYFVKASLREADAVTAVSHFLAKRAISLGAKSVEVISNGVSTCGDRVSKKYIVFLGKVSKYKGIDEFLELARRFPELEFLIAGEGNLRELPSNVKFLGYVNPDDVLSRALALVLPSKREGFGMVILEANSFSVPALGRKVGGIPELIRDGKNGFLFDSIDEAEKFLRVLLDLKVNAKVGALGKRVASLYSWDDVAIRYERLYRRVLER, encoded by the coding sequence ATGAGAATACTGATGGTTGGCCACTATCCACCTCACAGGGGTGGCGTAGCGAGGCATCTTAAAGAGGTAGTCGAGAGGTTGAGGAGGAGGCACAGCGTTGACGTCCTAACCTATGGAACCGTAGCCACGGACGTTTACTCCGTTAAGGTTCCCAACGTGTTTGGGCTTAGGGGGATTTCATTCTCATTTTTGGCGTCAAAGAAGATAGTCGAACTTCATGAGGAGAGGAACTACGATTTGATACACGCTCACTACGTCGGAACGACGAGCTTTGCTGGGGTTCTGGCTAAGAGAAAACTTGGAATTCCCTTGGTTGTAACTGCCCACGGTAGCGATTTGGAGTTCATGTCGAAGTTGCCTCTTGGTAGGTACTTCGTCAAGGCCTCGCTTAGGGAGGCTGATGCTGTTACTGCGGTCAGCCATTTCTTAGCCAAGAGGGCGATATCCCTTGGAGCTAAGAGCGTTGAAGTTATTTCAAATGGCGTTTCAACTTGTGGAGATAGGGTTAGCAAGAAGTACATAGTCTTCTTGGGGAAGGTAAGCAAGTACAAGGGCATCGATGAATTTTTGGAGCTCGCTAGAAGGTTTCCTGAGCTCGAATTCTTAATAGCGGGAGAGGGAAACCTACGAGAGTTGCCAAGCAACGTCAAGTTCCTGGGCTACGTTAATCCAGATGATGTTCTTTCCCGTGCACTTGCCCTAGTTCTACCTTCTAAGAGGGAAGGCTTTGGCATGGTAATCCTTGAGGCGAACTCCTTCTCTGTCCCAGCCTTGGGAAGGAAAGTCGGTGGGATACCTGAGTTGATTAGGGATGGAAAGAACGGGTTCTTGTTTGATAGCATTGATGAGGCTGAAAAATTCTTAAGGGTGCTTTTGGACTTGAAGGTGAACGCTAAGGTGGGGGCGTTGGGGAAGAGGGTTGCGAGCTTATACTCCTGGGATGACGTTGCAATTAGGTATGAGAGGCTCTATAGGAGAGTTCTTGAGAGGTGA
- a CDS encoding S9 family peptidase has product MKKISEKDIEKFKLVGNLDASGKKVVFQVTEISIKENDYFSSIYLYDGRKVRRFTFGRKDANPRFSPDGRLIAFTSKRSKEGRESELYLMPVDGGEARLLAKFKYGIKDLRFSEDGKEIAVITPVEVKKVANEKEDVHVIDEIPFWFNGIGWIYGRRNALYLVDVESGKKRKVSPRNLDVLSVRFHNGKLYLLAQEDREKKPMISDVYVLEGKRVKKLTPGKWRILDFVPLSDGLILKANTLERGFATTTSIYLYRNGELRRLFKEDLSAYNSLNSDVRGAQRAELIFKDGWIYFVATDGPRANLFRVNLDGKVERVIRGDRSVESFSVGDYIAFTAQDATTPTELYALRDGKEKRITDFNAWIRDYKLSKPEHFRVTASDGKEIDAWIMKPVDFKPGRKYPAVLEIHGGPKTAYGYAFMHEFQVLVAKGFVVIFSNPRGSDGYGEEFADIRGHYGERDYQDLMEVVDEALKRFDFIDEERLGVTGGSYGGFMTNWIVGHTNRFKAAVTQRSISNWISFFGTTDIGYYFAPDQIGGDPWSNLEGYWEKSPLKYAPNVETPLLIIHSTEDYRCWLPEALQFYIALKYLGKTVELAIFPGENHDLSRSGRPKHRVKRLELIVGWFERWLKGR; this is encoded by the coding sequence ATGAAGAAGATTAGTGAAAAAGACATTGAGAAGTTTAAACTTGTCGGTAATCTGGATGCAAGCGGTAAAAAAGTTGTCTTTCAGGTTACGGAGATCAGTATTAAGGAGAACGACTACTTCTCAAGCATCTACCTCTACGATGGGAGAAAGGTTAGAAGGTTCACGTTTGGAAGGAAAGATGCTAATCCAAGGTTTTCACCCGATGGAAGGTTAATAGCTTTCACTTCAAAAAGGAGCAAGGAGGGGAGGGAGAGCGAGCTCTACTTGATGCCTGTCGACGGGGGAGAGGCTAGGTTATTAGCTAAGTTCAAGTACGGGATTAAAGACCTAAGGTTCAGCGAAGATGGGAAGGAGATAGCAGTGATAACGCCGGTTGAAGTCAAAAAGGTGGCCAACGAAAAGGAGGATGTTCACGTAATAGACGAGATACCCTTCTGGTTTAACGGCATAGGATGGATTTACGGAAGGAGAAATGCTTTATACCTTGTGGACGTGGAGAGCGGTAAGAAGAGAAAGGTTTCTCCCAGGAATCTTGACGTTTTAAGCGTTAGATTCCACAATGGGAAGCTCTACCTTCTGGCCCAGGAGGATAGAGAAAAAAAGCCCATGATAAGTGACGTTTACGTCCTCGAAGGTAAAAGAGTCAAAAAATTAACCCCAGGGAAATGGAGGATACTTGACTTTGTGCCGTTGAGCGATGGATTAATATTAAAGGCAAACACCCTCGAGAGGGGCTTTGCAACTACGACAAGCATTTACCTCTATAGGAACGGCGAGCTTAGGAGGCTATTCAAGGAAGACCTCTCGGCTTACAATTCCTTAAATAGTGACGTTCGCGGTGCTCAGAGGGCTGAACTTATCTTTAAGGATGGCTGGATATACTTCGTCGCCACGGATGGGCCTAGGGCTAATCTGTTCAGGGTAAACCTAGATGGAAAGGTTGAAAGGGTTATAAGGGGAGATAGAAGCGTTGAGAGCTTTTCCGTTGGTGATTACATAGCATTTACAGCTCAAGATGCGACAACTCCGACTGAGCTTTACGCTCTCAGGGATGGAAAAGAGAAGCGTATCACAGACTTTAACGCCTGGATTAGGGACTATAAACTTTCAAAACCAGAGCACTTCAGGGTTACGGCTAGCGATGGGAAGGAAATAGATGCCTGGATCATGAAGCCCGTTGACTTTAAGCCTGGAAGGAAGTATCCTGCAGTGCTGGAAATTCACGGTGGGCCAAAAACAGCCTACGGTTATGCATTTATGCACGAGTTTCAGGTTTTAGTTGCCAAAGGCTTCGTTGTAATCTTTTCAAATCCAAGGGGAAGTGATGGTTATGGTGAGGAGTTCGCGGACATAAGGGGTCACTACGGTGAGCGCGATTATCAAGACCTAATGGAGGTAGTTGACGAGGCTTTAAAACGCTTTGACTTTATAGATGAGGAAAGGCTTGGCGTTACCGGAGGATCATACGGAGGCTTCATGACAAATTGGATCGTTGGGCACACAAACAGATTCAAAGCTGCCGTAACTCAGCGCTCAATATCCAACTGGATCAGCTTCTTTGGAACGACCGATATCGGCTATTACTTCGCTCCAGATCAGATCGGTGGCGATCCTTGGAGTAACCTAGAAGGCTACTGGGAGAAGAGCCCATTGAAGTACGCTCCAAACGTTGAGACTCCGCTCCTGATAATTCACTCCACCGAGGACTACCGCTGTTGGCTTCCCGAGGCTTTGCAATTTTACATAGCGTTGAAGTATTTGGGCAAAACCGTCGAGCTGGCGATATTCCCAGGTGAGAATCATGACTTGAGTAGGAGTGGAAGGCCAAAGCATAGGGTTAAGAGGCTCGAGCTCATAGTGGGGTGGTTTGAGAGGTGGCTGAAGGGAAGATGA